One Belonocnema kinseyi isolate 2016_QV_RU_SX_M_011 chromosome 6, B_treatae_v1, whole genome shotgun sequence genomic region harbors:
- the LOC117175359 gene encoding LOW QUALITY PROTEIN: spidroin-1-like (The sequence of the model RefSeq protein was modified relative to this genomic sequence to represent the inferred CDS: substituted 1 base at 1 genomic stop codon), protein MKFAFAALLFASAVFFKLGSASVPCTPQGYSVQYGYTTQSGDCDQSSLSGQSGLSGYASASAQASANAAAQVGGQGAGQEGSQSGAQGVSQAGVGGVSQTGGLGVSQTGGQGITQIYPIGHQGVSGSGQAVAAAQAAAAAQAAIQGQTGGQGSHQTGVQGVSQTGEQGTAQAGGQAASQAGGQGTSQAGMQEAHQTVVQGVTQTGGQSTSQAGLEGGHQTGVQGIFRNFWNAGRSISSSSSSSXSSGSSSSSGISSSSGSSSSSGISSSSGSSSSSGSSSSSGSSSWCISNLSEWNVRDFWRFRIFWIPGSSSSSSSGSSSKWIPYIFVQGGYPGAYGWNAQYSSGAHQASQAAYQAGSAAGWQTQGVAPVVPTERISYKKQSSDLAKMMFAFAALLFTSAVFFELGSASLPCNPQGYSVQYGYTTQSGDCGQSFPSGQSGLSGYASASAQASANAAAQVAGYGAGQGVSQAGAQGVSQAGVSQTGGQGITQIYPISYQGVSGSGQAAAAAQVASQDQIGGQGSHQTRVQGVSQTGGQGIFQAGGQGRSQTYLSGQSGLSGYASASAQASANAAAQVAEHGAGKGVSQAGAQGVSQAGVSQTGELVASQTGGRGITQIYPNGHQGVSESGQAAAAAQAASQGQTGGQGSHQTGLQGVSQTGGQGIVQAGGQGTSQTYLSGQSGLSGYASASAQASANAAAQVAGHGAGQGVSQAGAQGVSQAGVTQAGGLGASQTGGQGITQIYPIGHQGVFGSGQAAAAQAASQGQTGGHGSHQTGVKGVSQTGGQGILQAGGQGTSQTYLSGQSGLSGYSGVTGTQGEAAARAQAAAQAQAAAKAQAAAQAQAAAQAQAAAQAHAAAQAHAAAQAQAAAQAQAAAHGASQTYPSGLSGLSGYSGASGSQTAASAQAQVAAQAQTAAQAQTADQAQTAAQAQAAAQGRYQIYSRGKPGFSEYLTGSPVQGGYPGAYGWNTRYSSGGQQVSQAAYQAGSAGGWQTQGAVQAVPTGTVCYYNC, encoded by the exons ATGAAGTTCGCCTTTGCTGCGCTGCTGTTTGCCTCTGCGGTTTTCTTTA AATTAGGTTCAGCCTCAGTACCCTGTACTCCTCAAGGTTACAGTGTTCAATATGGATATACAACACAATCTGGTGACTGTGATCAATCTTCTTTGAGTGGACAATCAGGACTTTCTGGATATGCATCAGCATCAGCCCAGGCATCAGCTAATGCGGCTGCCCAGGTAGGCGGGCAAGGAGCAGGGCAAGAAGGTTCTCAATCAGGAGCACAAGGAGTATCTCAAGCAGGAGTAGGAGGAGTATCTCAGACTGGAGGACTAGGAGTATCTCAGACAGGGGGGCAAGGAATAACCCAAATTTATCCGATTGGACATCAAGGAGTATCAGGATCAGGTCAGGCAGTAGCAGCAGCGCAGGCAGCAGCAGCAGCTCAGGCAGCAATTCAAGGTCAGACAGGAGGTCAGGGATCTCACCAGACAGGAGTACAAGGAGTATCTCAGACAGGAGAGCAAGGAACAGCCCAAGCAGGCGGACAAGCAGCATCCCAGGCAGGAGGACAAGGCACATCTCAGGCAGGAATGCAAGAAGCACACCAGACAGTGGTTCAAGGAGTGACTCAGACAGGAGGACAAAGCACATCCCAGGCAGGATTGGAAGGAGGACACCAGACAGGAGTACAAGGA atattcaggaatttctgGAACGCAGGCAGAAGCATCAGCTCGAGCTCAAGCAGCAGCTAAAGCTCAGGCAGCAGCTCAAGCTCAGGCATCAGCTCGAGCTCAGGCAGCAGCTCAAGCTCAGGCATCAGCTCGAGCTCAGGCAGCAGCTCAAGCTCAGGCAGCAGCTCAAGCTCAGGCAGCAGCTCATGGTGCATCTCAAATTTATCCGAGTGGAACGTCAGGGATTTCTGGAGATTCAGGATCTTCTGGATCCCAGGCAGCAGCAGCAGCTCAAGCTCAGGCAGCAGCTCAAAGTGGATACCATACATATTCG TGCAAGGAGGATACCCGGGAGCGTATGGATGGAATGCACAGTATTCCTCAGGTGCACATCAAGCATCTCAAGCCGCATATCAAGCCGGATCTGCGGCTGGATGGCAAACACAAGGAGTAGCGCCAGTAGTGCCAACTG AAAGGATTTCCTACAAGAAGCAGTCTTCGGATTTGGCGAAAATGATGTTCGCCTTTGCTGCGCTGCTGTTTACCTCTGCGGTTTTCTTCG AATTAGGTTCAGCCTCGTTGCCCTGTAATCCTCAAGGTTACAGTGTTCAATATGGATATACAACACAATCTGGTGACTGTGGTCAATCTTTTCCGAGTGGACAATCAGGACTTTCTGGATATGCATCAGCATCAGCCCAGGCATCAGCTAACGCCGCTGCCCAGGTAGCCGGGTACGGAGCAGGGCAAGGAGTATCTCAGGCAGGAGCACAAGGTGTATCTCAAGCAGGAGTATCTCAGACAGGAGGGCAAGGAATAACCCAAATTTATCCGATAAGCTATCAAGGAGTTTCTGGATCAGGGCAGGCAGCAGCAGCAGCTCAGGTAGCAAGTCAAGATCAGATAGGAGGTCAGGGTTCTCACCAGACAAGAGTACAAGGAGTATCTCAGACAGGAGGGCAAGGAATATTCCAGGCAGGTGGACAAGGAAGATCACAAACTTATCTGAGTGGACAATCAGGACTTTCTGGATATGCATCAGCATCAGCCCAGGCATCAGCCAACGCGGCCGCCCAGGTAGCCGAACACGGAGCAGGGAAAGGAGTATCTCAGGCAGGAGCACAAGGTGTATCTCAAGCAGGAGTATCTCAGACAGGAGAACTAGTAGCATCTCAGACAGGAGGGCGAGGAATAACTCAAATTTATCCAAATGGCCATCAAGGAGTTTCTGAATCAGGTCAGGCGGCAGCAGCAGCTCAGGCAGCAAGTCAAGGTCAGACAGGAGGTCAGGGATCTCACCAGACAGGACTGCAAGGAGTATCTCAGACAGGAGGGCAAGGAATAGTCCAGGCAGGTGGACAAGGAACATCACAAACTTATCTGAGTGGACAATCAGGACTTTCTGGATATGCATCAGCATCAGCCCAGGCATCAGCCAACGCGGCCGCCCAGGTAGCCGGGCACGGAGCAGGCCAAGGAGTATCTCAGGCTGGAGCACAAGGTGTATCTCAAGCAGGAGTAACTCAGGCAGGAGGACTCGGAGCATCTCAGACAGGAGGGCAAGGAATAACCCAAATTTATCCGATTGGCCATCAAGGAGTTTTTGGATCAGGTCAGGCAGCAGCAGCTCAGGCAGCAAGTCAAGGTCAGACAGGAGGTCATGGATCTCATCAGACAGGAGTAAAAGGAGTATCTCAGACAGGAGGGCAAGGAATACTCCAGGCAGGTGGACAAGGAACATCACAAACTTATCTGAGTGGACAATCAGGACTTTCTGGATATTCGGGAGTTACTGGAACGCAGGGAGAAGCAGCAGCTCGAGCGCAGGCAGCAGCTCAAGCTCAGGCAGCAGCAAAAGCTCAGGCAGCAGCTCAAGCTCAGGCAGCAGCTCAAGCTCAGGCAGCAGCTCAAGCTCATGCAGCAGCTCAAGCTCATGCAGCAGCTCAAGCTCAGGCAGCAGCTCAAGCCCAGGCAGCAGCTCATGGTGCATCCCAAACTTATCCAAGTGGATTATCAGGACTTTCTGGATATTCAGGAGCTTCTGGATCCCAGACAGCAGCATCAGCTCAAGCTCAGGTAGCAGCTCAAGCTCAGACAGCAGCTCAAGCTCAGACAGCAGATCAAGCTCAGACAGCAGCTCAAGCTCAGGCAGCAGCTCAAGGTAGATACCAAATCTATTCAAGGGGAAAACCAggattttctgaatatttgacTGGATCACCAGTGCAAGGAGGATACCCAGGAGCATATGGATGGAATACACGTTATTCCTCGGGTGGACAACAAGTATCTCAAGCCGCATATCAAGCCGGATCTGCGGGAGGATGGCAAACACAAGGAGCAGTGCAAGCAGTGCCAACTGGTACCGTATGCTATTACAATTGTTAA